Genomic DNA from Candidatus Tumulicola sp.:
GCGCTTGAGCGCCGCGTCGGATTCTTTGGCCGTGCGCACGTGCGCGCCGTTTCGTTTCAGCGCCTCCAGCACGCGTTGGAACTGGGCGGGCTTGGCGGCCATCGCTTCGCGCCAGCGCTGCAACAAAGGCGCGTCGATCTGGTAAAAACCGGCTGCGAAGAACGATTCTTTGGGCTGGATGTGGATGTAGAGCCCGCCCGGCGTGTCGCCTTCGCCATGCGTCAGAAAAGCGCCGAGATTCGTCTTGTATGGACTCTTGTCCGCCGAGAAGCGGATGTCGCGGTAGATGCGAAACGTGCGCCCTTTCGTATCGGAGCCCAGCGGGATTTTCGCCTTGCGCATCGCGGCTGAGAGATCCGCGACCATCGCGCGCCACGGTTCGAGTAATTCCCGCTCGAAGATCGGTTTACGAGAATAGAACCAAGCGCGCTCGTTGTTCTTGGCGAGATCGCGCAAGAAGCGCAGCGCCTCGGCGGAGTAGCCTTTGAACGCCATATCTAAATCCTATCGGTAGTTGCCGGTATGCCCCAGACTGAAGCGACCGGGCTGCGGAAAAAGGCAAAGCCCGTGAGGCCCGACGCCTACGCGGATGCGCTCGAGCACGGCGCCGCTTCGAGTATCCAGCACGTAGACCTCCCGATTGTAACGGCCGGACACCCAAAGTTGGCTACCATCAACCGACACGCCGCCCATGTCCGGGCTCCCGCTTGGGATGACCCACGTGTGCGTTACTTTGCGTGAAGCGAAATCAATCACGGAGATGGTATGGCCGAGCCGGTTCGTGACGTACAGCGAGCGCCCATCGCGGCTTAGGATCTCTCCGTGAGCGCCGGCCCCGGTCGGGATGTACCCGATGAGCTGCATGCGCACTGGGTCCACGAGCTGCACGCCGCCGAATTTTGAGTTTTGGTTCGCCACATACATGACTTGGCCGTCGGGGGAGAGGCGCACGTCGATCGGACTACCGCCGAGGTCCATTGCTGCGTCAACGCGGAGCAGGCGCATGTCGACTTTGATCAATGTGCCTGAATACTCGCAGCTCAAGAGAAAATAGCGTTCGTCCGCGGTGAAATCGCCGTGGTCCG
This window encodes:
- a CDS encoding DUF2461 domain-containing protein; the encoded protein is MAFKGYSAEALRFLRDLAKNNERAWFYSRKPIFERELLEPWRAMVADLSAAMRKAKIPLGSDTKGRTFRIYRDIRFSADKSPYKTNLGAFLTHGEGDTPGGLYIHIQPKESFFAAGFYQIDAPLLQRWREAMAAKPAQFQRVLEALKRNGAHVRTAKESDAALKRMPKGFEAYAKSPIADYFRLKSFMASEQLTDGDVGSPRLITRAVAFAKKVKPLLEYGWSLTR
- a CDS encoding YncE family protein gives rise to the protein MPIELDVYAQTRQGMLSSLVADATPLVYVPNSISNTVSVIDPHTFTVVRTFRAGFEPQHITPAWDMQTLYVDDTRGNTLIPIDPSTGLPGQPIPVDDPYNLYFTPDGSKAIVVAERNRSLDIRDPKSWALLARIPMPCKGADHGDFTADERYFLLSCEYSGTLIKVDMRLLRVDAAMDLGGSPIDVRLSPDGQVMYVANQNSKFGGVQLVDPVRMQLIGYIPTGAGAHGEILSRDGRSLYVTNRLGHTISVIDFASRKVTHTWVIPSGSPDMGGVSVDGSQLWVSGRYNREVYVLDTRSGAVLERIRVGVGPHGLCLFPQPGRFSLGHTGNYR